One stretch of Sinomonas terrae DNA includes these proteins:
- a CDS encoding FadR/GntR family transcriptional regulator, with product METNVSAAVDLNQALGSMDSASVAAEVAERLMGVFTSGQIAPGTRLPSERSLAASLGVGRSAIREALAALEILGIVIVKPGSGTYLRGGASELLPRTLSWGLMLGEPRTRELAELRGGLETQAAEQAAARITDESIQRLASFVETMNDSTRDFETFKEADAAFHREIALAAGNSVLEDILQSIRSLLRIWVDRGLRDEEHAAQAAREHSAVFEAIKGRDPEAARRVMQEHMATATQRLISDFNPSTD from the coding sequence ATGGAGACCAACGTGAGTGCCGCCGTCGACCTCAATCAGGCCTTGGGCTCGATGGACAGCGCCTCGGTCGCCGCCGAGGTGGCCGAGAGACTCATGGGCGTATTCACGAGCGGCCAGATCGCACCGGGGACGAGGCTCCCGTCGGAACGGAGCCTCGCGGCGAGCCTGGGCGTGGGGCGCTCGGCGATCCGCGAGGCCCTCGCGGCACTGGAAATCCTTGGAATCGTCATCGTGAAGCCCGGCTCAGGAACGTATCTGAGGGGCGGCGCCTCGGAACTCCTCCCGAGGACCCTCTCGTGGGGGCTGATGCTGGGCGAGCCGCGCACCCGTGAGCTGGCCGAGCTCCGCGGTGGACTCGAGACTCAAGCTGCCGAGCAAGCGGCGGCCCGCATCACCGACGAATCGATCCAACGGCTGGCTAGCTTCGTGGAGACGATGAACGATTCGACTCGCGACTTCGAAACCTTCAAGGAGGCCGATGCGGCCTTCCACCGCGAGATCGCGCTCGCTGCCGGCAACAGCGTGCTCGAGGACATCCTCCAGAGCATCAGGTCGCTCCTTCGCATCTGGGTCGACCGTGGGCTGCGCGACGAGGAGCACGCGGCCCAGGCCGCGAGGGAGCATTCGGCAGTCTTCGAAGCGATCAAGGGGCGTGACCCCGAGGCTGCACGGCGCGTAATGCAGGAGCACATGGCCACCGCCACCCAGCGGCTCATTTCCGACTTCAACCCTTCCACCGACTAG